In Ignavibacteriales bacterium, a single window of DNA contains:
- a CDS encoding C40 family peptidase: MTDTLKIEATEDPQVDEEDEEIPDTEIIEPTDEIESRILISEDNPSVDRHKLLSEIMPLMRTPYRKKGIGNKGFDCSGFTKKVYQDGLGYELPRSSKAQFSLGQRVDRDSLKFGDLVFFKTRRTIPSHVGIYVGDGLFAHASLKIGVTISLLDSKYYKKRYVGARRIIE; the protein is encoded by the coding sequence ATGACCGATACATTGAAGATCGAGGCAACAGAAGATCCTCAAGTTGATGAAGAGGATGAAGAAATCCCCGATACGGAAATTATTGAACCAACCGATGAGATTGAATCGAGAATATTGATATCGGAAGATAATCCTTCAGTTGACCGGCATAAACTACTCAGCGAAATTATGCCGCTGATGAGAACACCTTACCGGAAAAAAGGAATCGGTAATAAAGGTTTCGATTGTTCGGGCTTCACGAAGAAGGTATATCAGGATGGATTGGGATATGAATTGCCGCGCTCAAGTAAGGCTCAATTCTCTCTCGGTCAGCGCGTAGATCGAGATAGTTTAAAATTCGGTGATCTTGTTTTTTTTAAAACTCGCCGGACTATACCATCGCATGTTGGAATTTATGTTGGTGATGGACTTTTTGCCCACGCGAGTTTAAAAATTGGTGTTACAATTTCTCTTCTCGACAGTAAATATTATAAAAAACGTTATGTAGGCGCGCGCCGCATCATAGAATGA
- a CDS encoding YebC/PmpR family DNA-binding transcriptional regulator, giving the protein MSGHSKWATIKRKKAVTDAKRGKAFTQIIKEITIAARMGGGDPKGNPRLRLAVDKAKGANMPADNIKRAIQKGTGELPGVMYEDVTYEGYGPGGVALIIESVTDNKNRTVSEIRHLLERHNGKLGASNSVAYMFHRKGVMRILKTALNEDDMMSLALDSGADDMKTEDDMYEIYTAPENFESVKQALEAKSIKMEEAEVQMIPENTVKVEGKDAEHAIKLMDSLEEHEDVQHVYANFDIDEKTLAALNE; this is encoded by the coding sequence ATGTCTGGTCACTCTAAATGGGCAACCATCAAACGAAAAAAAGCAGTTACCGATGCAAAAAGAGGTAAGGCATTTACACAGATCATAAAGGAAATTACGATCGCCGCGCGAATGGGTGGCGGTGACCCAAAAGGCAATCCACGCCTTCGCCTCGCAGTTGATAAAGCAAAAGGGGCGAATATGCCGGCAGATAATATCAAACGGGCTATTCAAAAAGGGACCGGCGAATTGCCAGGTGTTATGTATGAGGATGTAACTTATGAAGGATACGGACCAGGTGGAGTCGCTCTCATCATTGAATCGGTTACCGATAATAAAAACAGAACTGTTTCCGAGATCCGACATCTGCTAGAGAGACACAACGGAAAACTTGGTGCTTCCAATTCGGTTGCTTATATGTTCCATCGTAAAGGTGTAATGAGAATTTTGAAAACTGCTCTGAATGAAGACGATATGATGAGTCTCGCGCTCGATTCGGGCGCAGACGACATGAAGACTGAAGATGATATGTATGAAATATACACCGCGCCTGAAAATTTTGAATCGGTCAAACAAGCTCTTGAAGCAAAAAGTATAAAAATGGAAGAGGCGGAAGTCCAAATGATTCCGGAAAATACCGTAAAGGTTGAAGGGAAAGATGCAGAGCACGCAATTAAATTGATGGATTCTTTGGAAGAGCATGAAGACGTTCAGCATGTTTACGCCAATTTCGATATCGACGAAAAAACTTTGGCAGCTCTGAATGAATAA
- a CDS encoding EutN/CcmL family microcompartment protein — MFLGKVVGTVWATRKDEELVGMKFQVVKHVGLDYKLKDTFVVAVDTVQAGVGDTVLVCSGSSARQTSLTKNKPVDAVIMAVVDKLDIIEN; from the coding sequence ATGTTTTTAGGAAAAGTTGTTGGTACTGTTTGGGCAACAAGAAAAGATGAAGAGCTTGTCGGCATGAAGTTTCAAGTTGTAAAACATGTCGGTTTAGATTACAAGTTGAAAGATACTTTCGTCGTTGCCGTTGATACAGTTCAAGCTGGCGTGGGTGATACTGTTCTTGTCTGTAGCGGTAGTTCTGCAAGGCAAACATCATTGACTAAGAACAAACCGGTAGATGCAGTCATTATGGCTGTTGTAGATAAATTAGATATAATAGAAAATTAG
- a CDS encoding EutN/CcmL family microcompartment protein, producing MFFAKVIGTVWATRKDESLHNFKMQFIQPLNAQRKNAGDPIVAIDTVGAGPGETVIYITAREATIPLPVEMAPVDASIVGIVDRIDLDNRFIGG from the coding sequence GTGTTTTTCGCAAAAGTAATTGGAACCGTTTGGGCGACCCGGAAGGATGAAAGTTTGCATAATTTTAAAATGCAATTCATTCAACCGCTCAACGCGCAAAGAAAAAATGCCGGAGATCCCATTGTGGCGATAGATACAGTGGGTGCGGGTCCCGGAGAAACAGTTATCTACATTACAGCCCGTGAGGCAACAATACCGCTACCGGTTGAGATGGCTCCGGTTGACGCGAGTATTGTAGGAATCGTAGACCGGATCGATCTCGATAATCGGTTTATTGGCGGATAA
- the def gene encoding peptide deformylase — translation MAVLPIYTDGSPVLRKKAQHLTKITDATIQFILDMFETMRKANGIGLAANQVGVLKRIIIVDVSEVEGYEETKPTAYINPEVVVEKEKLVMEEGCLSVPNIRDEVERAETIRLRYRDSNFELVETELSGLPARVALHEIDHLDGILFVDRLSPEKKEAHMEELKKIRNGEIEVDYPVITAPDAAV, via the coding sequence ATGGCAGTTTTACCGATTTACACAGATGGTTCTCCGGTTCTCCGCAAGAAAGCTCAACACTTGACAAAAATTACCGATGCAACAATTCAGTTTATTCTGGATATGTTCGAAACAATGCGGAAAGCTAACGGTATTGGGTTAGCTGCAAATCAGGTCGGGGTTCTAAAACGGATTATCATCGTCGATGTGTCGGAAGTCGAAGGTTATGAAGAGACGAAACCGACCGCATATATCAATCCGGAAGTCGTCGTGGAAAAAGAAAAATTAGTTATGGAGGAAGGATGTCTTAGTGTGCCAAATATTCGCGATGAAGTGGAGCGCGCAGAAACTATTCGTCTCAGATATCGTGATTCGAATTTCGAACTCGTCGAAACAGAACTGAGCGGATTACCAGCTCGTGTGGCACTTCATGAGATCGATCATCTGGACGGGATACTTTTCGTCGACAGGTTATCGCCCGAAAAAAAAGAAGCGCACATGGAAGAATTAAAAAAAATCAGAAACGGAGAAATCGAAGTGGATTATCCGGTTATAACAGCACCCGACGCAGCGGTCTGA
- a CDS encoding methionyl-tRNA formyltransferase yields the protein MRIVFMGSPEFALPSLSILIEHKHEILSVVTVPDKPAGRGLHVTSSPAKLFALERNIPVFQPQSLKDNNFIEELKNLKPELFVIVAFKILPPEIYKIPVYGSFNLHASLLPKYRGAAPINWAVINGEKETGVTTFFLQDKIDTGNIILQARLPIGENESAGEVHDKLADIGAEVVLHTVNLISMGRAIAKPQEDSNATSAPKIFKEMCRIDWNKNAVAVHNFIRGLSPHPTAFTSHKGKKIKIYKSKIAGDMKFAPGAISVSVSRLFIGTGDGAVEILELQLEGKNKLSSEEFLRGYQFDREDLLV from the coding sequence ATGCGAATAGTTTTTATGGGCTCACCCGAGTTTGCACTGCCAAGTCTCAGTATTTTAATCGAGCATAAACATGAGATTTTATCAGTAGTTACTGTCCCCGATAAACCGGCAGGCAGGGGATTGCATGTTACATCTTCACCTGCGAAACTATTTGCTCTCGAACGAAATATACCTGTGTTTCAACCGCAATCGTTGAAAGATAATAACTTTATTGAAGAACTAAAGAATCTTAAACCGGAACTATTTGTCATAGTCGCGTTTAAAATTCTTCCACCTGAAATTTATAAAATTCCTGTCTACGGTTCGTTCAATCTGCACGCTTCTCTTTTGCCAAAATACCGCGGCGCAGCTCCGATCAATTGGGCTGTGATCAACGGAGAAAAGGAAACCGGAGTCACAACTTTTTTCTTACAGGATAAGATTGATACCGGTAATATCATTCTTCAGGCGCGATTGCCGATAGGGGAAAATGAATCCGCAGGCGAGGTGCATGATAAACTTGCGGATATCGGCGCCGAGGTTGTGCTGCACACTGTCAATCTTATATCAATGGGGCGCGCTATAGCAAAACCGCAGGAAGATTCCAATGCTACCTCGGCTCCAAAAATATTTAAAGAAATGTGCCGGATCGATTGGAACAAAAATGCAGTTGCGGTGCATAATTTTATCAGAGGGTTATCTCCGCATCCAACCGCATTCACGTCTCACAAAGGAAAGAAAATTAAAATTTACAAATCAAAAATTGCCGGTGATATGAAATTTGCACCGGGTGCTATTTCAGTTTCGGTATCCCGCTTATTCATTGGTACCGGAGATGGCGCAGTGGAAATTCTCGAACTTCAGCTGGAAGGTAAAAATAAATTGTCGTCGGAAGAATTCTTAAGAGGATATCAATTTGATAGAGAGGATTTATTGGTGTGA
- a CDS encoding rhodanese-like domain-containing protein: MKMLNRFSPLVKEILVIVSVSILVSLLFNTFSGKGLPLIRKEIVKVQAADSVLFSPTTSKIDSALLIQPDSSITKNIKVIAPLHEQALRNPDSVISSSNKNSTTYYTTITLTQLQRLLNENRGFLIDARNADEYNQGHIAKAKNMPALDVDKHFAELVTIPRDTLMLLYCNNADCHLSHLLADFLRNLEFKKIYIYEDGWDGWIKAGMPVDSSKGGDK; encoded by the coding sequence GTGAAAATGTTGAATCGCTTCTCTCCGTTGGTAAAAGAAATATTGGTAATTGTCTCTGTTTCGATTCTCGTGTCTTTATTGTTCAATACTTTTTCAGGGAAAGGATTGCCGCTGATCCGGAAAGAGATCGTAAAAGTTCAGGCGGCAGATTCGGTGTTGTTCTCACCAACCACATCCAAGATTGATTCTGCGTTATTGATTCAACCGGATTCTTCAATTACGAAAAATATTAAAGTGATTGCCCCGCTTCACGAACAGGCGCTTCGGAATCCGGATTCGGTCATAAGTTCATCGAATAAAAATTCAACAACATATTATACCACAATCACCTTGACTCAGTTGCAACGGTTATTAAATGAAAATCGTGGTTTCCTTATCGACGCGCGCAATGCCGATGAATACAATCAAGGTCATATCGCGAAAGCGAAGAATATGCCCGCGTTGGATGTTGATAAACATTTTGCCGAACTCGTAACTATTCCGCGCGATACACTTATGCTTCTTTACTGCAACAATGCCGATTGCCACCTCTCCCATTTGCTGGCAGATTTTCTCCGCAATTTGGAATTCAAAAAGATATATATCTATGAAGATGGTTGGGATGGTTGGATTAAAGCCGGCATGCCGGTCGATAGTTCGAAAGGAGGAGATAAATAA
- a CDS encoding sigma-70 family RNA polymerase sigma factor, with protein sequence MAKGNKQFTTRESQSLDKYLQEIGKVELLNAEDEIDLARRIKKGDQKALEKLTKANLRFVVSVAKQYQNQGLSLGDLINEGNLGLIKAAKRFDETRGFKFISYAVWWIRQSILQALAEQSRIVRLPLNRVGALNKIGKAFSTLEQEFEREPSASELAEELDMSLFEVADTLKISGRHLSMDAPFVQGEDNRLLDVIQDERTPMPDHVLIKESLSKEVERALSTLTEREAEVIRLYFGLGREHSLTLEEIGEKFQLTRERVRQIKEKAIRRLRHASRSKQLRAYLG encoded by the coding sequence ATGGCAAAAGGAAATAAACAGTTTACAACACGGGAAAGTCAATCGCTTGATAAGTATCTTCAAGAGATAGGTAAAGTAGAACTACTCAATGCTGAAGATGAAATTGATCTTGCGCGAAGAATAAAAAAAGGGGATCAAAAAGCTCTTGAAAAATTAACGAAAGCTAACTTACGATTTGTTGTCAGTGTGGCGAAGCAATACCAGAATCAGGGTTTGTCGTTAGGAGATTTAATTAACGAGGGAAATTTAGGTCTAATCAAAGCTGCGAAACGTTTCGATGAAACACGTGGATTTAAATTTATCTCTTATGCTGTTTGGTGGATTCGACAATCTATCCTTCAGGCATTGGCGGAACAATCTCGAATCGTAAGATTACCTCTGAATCGCGTAGGTGCGTTGAATAAAATCGGCAAAGCTTTCAGCACGCTTGAACAGGAATTTGAGCGTGAGCCAAGCGCAAGCGAACTGGCGGAAGAACTCGATATGTCGCTATTTGAAGTAGCCGACACATTGAAAATTTCAGGCAGACATTTATCCATGGATGCACCATTTGTGCAGGGTGAAGACAACAGATTACTCGATGTTATTCAGGATGAGCGTACACCGATGCCCGATCATGTGTTAATCAAAGAATCGTTGAGTAAAGAAGTAGAGCGTGCTTTGAGTACGCTGACCGAACGCGAAGCGGAAGTTATTCGATTGTACTTCGGTCTAGGGAGGGAACATTCGTTGACACTGGAAGAAATCGGAGAGAAATTTCAACTAACTCGCGAACGCGTCAGACAGATAAAAGAAAAGGCAATCCGAAGATTGCGGCACGCATCGCGCAGCAAACAATTACGTGCATATCTTGGCTAA
- the recJ gene encoding single-stranded-DNA-specific exonuclease RecJ, which translates to MKKQYRWSVVEQPNELQVMQLAKEINVPETIARILFHRGITTYQLAKEFFRPQLTDLHDPFLMQGMEQAVVRILRAIESKERLLIFGDYDVDGTASAAMLYLYFKKLGLESIIHIPDRVKEGYGISTLGIDKGKQFGATLLISIDCGITAIDQVEYARGLGIDVIICDHHEPGESLPNALAVLDPLIPTNKYPFKNLCGCGVGFKLIQAIERRRDGENMAEQFIDFATLATTADIVPLIGENRILTKIGLQQINTNPRPGIRALIETSGSQLGKISTGQIVFVLAPRINAVGRMGDATRAVTLLTNDNFSTAIEFAQILETENRNRRKIDEDTFLKAQELVESYLEVEPDPAIVLHNEDWHPGVIGIVASRLVEKYYRPTVMMTTVDGVAKGSARSIVGFDIHQALKRVEDKLLQFGGHKYAAGLSVALDRVDEFREAFNLVVDELMTDNIRTPEIKIDTEITLGDLNPRFLKILKEFSPYGPSNMRPIFLARNVETIGVPKIVGKDHLRFRVKQNQYTLDAIGFGLGSLLDEVRDNGKALDLVFSVDEHEVPISSAGTTESFPQLKIKDIRKHIPDSNIESINAIE; encoded by the coding sequence ATGAAAAAACAATACAGATGGAGCGTTGTGGAACAACCGAACGAATTGCAAGTAATGCAACTTGCCAAGGAGATCAATGTTCCCGAAACAATAGCTAGAATACTCTTTCACCGCGGTATCACTACTTATCAACTTGCGAAAGAATTTTTCCGACCCCAATTAACAGATTTACACGATCCGTTTTTGATGCAAGGAATGGAACAGGCTGTTGTTCGAATTCTCCGTGCAATTGAAAGCAAAGAACGATTGCTCATCTTTGGAGATTACGATGTAGATGGAACGGCAAGCGCGGCAATGCTTTATCTCTACTTCAAAAAACTGGGACTCGAATCAATCATCCACATCCCCGATCGTGTTAAAGAAGGATATGGTATCTCGACGCTTGGTATCGACAAAGGGAAACAGTTCGGTGCCACACTGCTGATCTCTATCGATTGTGGAATAACCGCCATCGATCAAGTTGAATACGCTCGAGGTTTAGGTATCGATGTGATCATCTGCGACCACCACGAACCTGGCGAATCGTTACCGAATGCACTCGCAGTTCTTGATCCGTTGATCCCGACAAATAAATATCCGTTTAAAAATCTGTGCGGCTGTGGAGTCGGATTCAAATTGATACAAGCAATTGAACGACGCCGGGACGGTGAGAACATGGCAGAGCAATTTATAGATTTTGCCACATTGGCAACAACCGCAGATATTGTTCCATTGATAGGTGAGAATAGAATTTTAACAAAAATCGGACTTCAACAAATCAATACAAATCCCCGTCCCGGAATTCGAGCGTTGATTGAAACATCCGGCTCGCAATTGGGAAAGATATCCACAGGACAAATCGTTTTTGTACTGGCTCCGCGTATCAATGCGGTCGGCAGAATGGGAGACGCAACTCGCGCAGTCACTTTACTCACGAACGATAATTTTTCAACAGCCATTGAATTTGCTCAGATACTCGAAACTGAAAATCGAAACCGCCGCAAAATTGATGAAGATACATTTCTTAAAGCCCAGGAGTTAGTCGAGAGTTATCTCGAGGTCGAACCAGATCCTGCAATTGTTCTCCACAACGAAGATTGGCACCCCGGAGTAATCGGGATTGTTGCATCCCGGCTCGTGGAAAAATATTACAGACCTACTGTGATGATGACAACCGTTGACGGAGTTGCAAAAGGTTCGGCGCGGTCAATAGTCGGTTTTGATATTCACCAGGCATTAAAACGCGTTGAAGACAAATTACTTCAGTTCGGAGGACATAAATATGCCGCCGGACTTTCCGTCGCGCTTGATCGTGTGGATGAATTCAGGGAAGCCTTTAACCTCGTAGTCGATGAATTGATGACAGATAATATCCGCACACCCGAAATCAAAATAGACACGGAAATTACGCTTGGAGATTTAAATCCACGCTTCTTAAAAATTCTAAAAGAATTTTCTCCTTACGGTCCCAGCAACATGCGACCGATCTTCCTGGCAAGAAATGTAGAGACAATCGGGGTTCCAAAAATCGTCGGGAAAGATCACCTTCGCTTCCGTGTCAAACAAAATCAATACACACTCGATGCGATCGGATTCGGATTAGGATCACTTTTGGATGAAGTTCGCGATAACGGAAAAGCGCTCGACCTGGTTTTCTCCGTGGACGAACATGAGGTCCCAATCTCGAGCGCCGGTACAACAGAATCATTTCCTCAACTCAAAATTAAAGATATTAGAAAGCATATCCCCGATTCGAATATCGAATCGATAAATGCGATCGAATAA
- a CDS encoding Nif3-like dinuclear metal center hexameric protein — MILRNIQKIIENWAPKEIAWERDNIGIQIGSPNSNIDNILVALEITLEVVKEAVRKKADLIITHHPFLYNPLKSINPDTQIGFLISTLLSNKVAVYSAHTNLDFTRNGVSFALAKALGLDGTDFLRKNQQTNKKIVVFVQSDHAKVVLEAMANQGAGVIGEYSSCSFNINGTGTFLPSAKAKPYIGKKGRLESTEEVRLEMNVPQWCLNDVIAAMKEVHPYDEVAFDVYPLSTPSNDYGSGVIGNLPKKLTPDNFLKHCTKKLNTKILRHNNFKRKQIERVAVCGGSGSDLIAIAHQAGADAFVTADISYHRFSDCPPEMLLVDAGHFETEEFIVRELVNFLKREMKKQNSDIKIFGSLKSINPIHYYTS; from the coding sequence ATGATTTTACGCAATATCCAAAAAATTATTGAAAATTGGGCACCGAAGGAAATTGCATGGGAACGCGATAACATCGGCATTCAGATCGGCTCCCCAAACTCGAATATTGATAATATTTTAGTTGCTTTAGAGATAACTCTGGAGGTTGTGAAGGAAGCAGTAAGAAAAAAAGCCGATCTGATTATAACTCACCATCCATTCCTGTACAATCCTTTAAAATCTATAAATCCGGATACTCAAATCGGATTTCTTATTTCAACCCTGCTCAGTAACAAGGTTGCAGTTTATTCTGCACATACAAATTTAGATTTTACACGAAATGGCGTGAGCTTCGCGCTTGCAAAAGCTCTCGGATTAGACGGAACCGACTTTCTTCGCAAAAATCAACAGACGAATAAAAAAATTGTTGTCTTTGTACAAAGCGATCACGCGAAAGTTGTCCTGGAAGCGATGGCTAATCAAGGTGCGGGTGTAATCGGCGAATACAGTTCATGCTCATTTAATATAAACGGAACCGGCACATTTCTACCCTCCGCAAAAGCAAAACCTTACATCGGAAAAAAAGGTCGACTTGAAAGTACCGAAGAAGTCCGTCTCGAAATGAATGTTCCTCAGTGGTGTTTGAACGATGTCATCGCCGCGATGAAAGAAGTTCATCCATATGATGAAGTTGCGTTCGATGTTTACCCCCTTTCAACTCCGAGTAACGATTATGGAAGCGGAGTAATCGGTAACCTTCCAAAAAAATTGACTCCTGATAATTTTTTGAAACATTGCACAAAAAAGTTAAATACAAAAATTTTGAGACACAATAATTTCAAACGCAAGCAAATCGAACGAGTTGCAGTCTGTGGTGGAAGCGGATCCGATTTAATTGCCATAGCTCATCAGGCAGGCGCCGATGCTTTCGTTACGGCAGACATATCATACCATCGTTTTTCCGATTGCCCTCCGGAAATGCTTTTGGTAGATGCGGGACATTTTGAAACCGAAGAATTCATTGTGCGCGAACTGGTGAATTTTTTAAAACGAGAGATGAAAAAGCAAAACTCAGACATTAAAATATTTGGATCATTGAAGAGCATAAATCCTATTCATTATTATACATCTTGA
- a CDS encoding response regulator, with translation MSEQIIKILIIDDDKAYVDVIRHQLRPFQNKVFNLTAIQDPEKAILTLKQENIFDLILLDYFLQGTNGIEISKIIHSLNIQIPIVLLTSNKDFRIAIEAMKYGVEDYLIKEEAVDTILPRTIINVIDKVNLSKRINEAEKEQMMTGKKMEAVQELIVTMCHEFNNPLAAIKISTDILMRQSVSAEQKLTLSRFNENIGHLEKQIVLLRDLNIDK, from the coding sequence ATGAGCGAACAAATAATAAAGATATTGATTATCGATGACGATAAAGCATATGTCGATGTTATCCGACATCAGCTTCGACCCTTCCAAAATAAAGTTTTCAACCTGACAGCCATTCAGGACCCTGAAAAGGCAATTTTAACACTTAAACAGGAAAATATATTCGATTTGATTTTGCTAGATTACTTTTTACAGGGAACAAACGGTATCGAAATAAGCAAAATAATACATTCCCTTAATATTCAAATTCCAATAGTACTTCTAACTTCTAATAAAGATTTCAGAATCGCTATCGAGGCAATGAAATATGGCGTTGAAGATTATTTAATCAAAGAAGAAGCTGTTGATACCATTCTGCCCCGCACTATCATTAACGTAATTGACAAGGTAAACCTAAGTAAGCGCATTAATGAAGCCGAAAAAGAACAAATGATGACTGGCAAGAAAATGGAAGCTGTGCAGGAATTGATTGTTACAATGTGCCACGAATTTAACAATCCGCTGGCAGCAATTAAAATTAGCACAGATATATTAATGCGCCAATCGGTATCTGCGGAACAGAAGCTTACGCTCTCACGATTTAACGAAAACATTGGGCATCTTGAGAAACAAATCGTATTGTTGCGCGATTTAAACATCGATAAATAA
- a CDS encoding sensor domain-containing diguanylate cyclase, with protein sequence MEKINAGDGIFLVIGVVAVVTGILVDIFLIRLICLIVVLSVGALFIFSVRAKELQIGGIDRKNKSLLQSQHKSDGMKKLIFDDFQKNAEQSFRVEEIEEKAFENKDQIHADLREMGRPPVVDPFRNKTVEPIRRDFGIDDFFDVNSDIYKGDTEPRTEFDFLLNKVLMVIKEVLFAHTAAFFWANREKQQVVLEAFVSDSPGLFTSRRFSFGHDLVSNVAVTGKPEFISEINDLSERELFCYYSQSASVRSFVGVPVYFSRGSNIETPQMPVAVLIVDSKASDEFGPETLTLLGRFTKLLSALVKSYNDKYDLLLDIELMASIRRLQERIRSNFSLQTIVQALAEESSKLVNWDFLSIVLYDESKRAWVAKKIINRAHEGYIVTEQAIDFPESLAGKTIKNNISTTIDDLSAISLPRYYNEEKLDRRGSFVSVPISSLNKCYGAVNIESKEIFNFSRRDVDILSRLADNSASALEIFYMREIINEYVVIDDTTGMYAKKFLMQRIGEELQRADDLATELSLLLITVDRSEEISQRFGIDGFERVMLTLAKAIKTGVRPYDVVGRYDTDRFAIVFVNTAANEAFIWAEKIRKTIAGLVINLDGKSFSMTISVGVAGATEGMKKEELVGNTIAILNTASHTGGNVVRVF encoded by the coding sequence TTGGAAAAGATAAATGCCGGTGACGGCATTTTTTTAGTCATAGGAGTAGTGGCGGTCGTTACCGGAATACTTGTAGATATTTTTTTAATCAGATTAATTTGTCTAATCGTGGTTCTAAGCGTGGGAGCATTGTTCATTTTCTCCGTACGTGCAAAAGAGTTACAAATAGGAGGCATTGATCGGAAAAATAAATCACTATTGCAATCACAACACAAGAGTGACGGGATGAAGAAATTAATCTTTGATGATTTTCAAAAAAATGCAGAACAATCATTTCGTGTTGAAGAAATTGAAGAAAAGGCATTTGAGAATAAAGACCAAATTCATGCTGATCTCAGAGAAATGGGTAGACCGCCCGTAGTTGACCCGTTTCGGAATAAGACCGTTGAACCAATCCGGCGCGATTTTGGTATTGACGATTTTTTTGATGTCAATTCCGATATATACAAAGGTGATACGGAGCCGCGAACTGAGTTTGATTTTTTGCTCAATAAAGTTTTGATGGTGATTAAAGAGGTTCTTTTCGCTCATACTGCCGCATTCTTTTGGGCGAATCGAGAAAAACAACAAGTGGTTCTCGAAGCATTCGTTTCTGATTCTCCCGGTTTATTTACATCTCGAAGATTTTCTTTCGGGCACGATCTGGTCAGCAATGTTGCCGTGACGGGCAAACCGGAATTTATTTCTGAAATAAACGATTTGTCGGAACGTGAATTATTTTGCTACTATTCCCAGTCTGCTTCTGTACGCTCCTTCGTGGGTGTCCCAGTTTATTTTTCAAGAGGCAGCAATATTGAAACTCCTCAGATGCCTGTCGCTGTTTTAATTGTAGACAGTAAAGCCTCGGATGAATTTGGACCGGAGACTTTAACTTTGCTTGGCCGATTCACAAAGTTGCTCTCTGCACTGGTGAAAAGTTATAACGACAAATATGATTTATTGCTTGATATTGAGCTAATGGCTTCAATTCGTAGGTTGCAAGAACGGATCAGGAGTAACTTTTCTCTCCAAACAATTGTTCAAGCATTGGCAGAAGAATCTTCAAAATTAGTAAATTGGGATTTTCTCTCAATCGTTCTTTATGATGAATCAAAAAGAGCGTGGGTTGCGAAGAAAATAATAAATCGCGCTCATGAAGGTTACATCGTAACTGAGCAAGCGATAGATTTCCCTGAGAGTCTTGCAGGAAAAACGATAAAGAATAATATCTCAACAACCATCGATGATCTAAGTGCAATATCATTGCCGAGATATTACAACGAGGAGAAATTAGATCGGCGAGGGTCGTTCGTTTCCGTACCGATAAGTTCTTTGAATAAATGTTACGGAGCAGTGAATATTGAGAGTAAGGAAATATTCAATTTTTCTCGCCGCGATGTCGATATCCTATCGCGACTTGCGGACAATTCCGCCTCAGCGTTAGAAATATTTTACATGCGGGAAATAATCAATGAATATGTGGTGATAGATGATACTACCGGTATGTATGCTAAGAAATTTTTAATGCAGAGAATAGGAGAAGAATTACAGCGTGCCGACGATTTGGCAACAGAATTGTCTCTTCTTTTAATCACTGTTGACAGATCGGAAGAGATATCGCAACGTTTCGGTATAGACGGTTTCGAGCGTGTTATGCTTACACTTGCAAAAGCGATTAAAACAGGTGTTCGTCCATACGATGTTGTTGGCAGATATGATACCGATAGATTCGCGATTGTATTTGTGAACACTGCAGCGAATGAAGCATTCATTTGGGCAGAAAAAATTCGCAAAACAATTGCAGGTTTAGTAATTAATCTTGACGGTAAAAGTTTCTCGATGACGATCAGCGTTGGCGTTGCCGGTGCAACCGAAGGGATGAAAAAAGAAGAATTAGTGGGGAATACAATCGCGATTTTGAACACCGCATCTCATACCGGCGGAAATGTAGTACGAGTTTTTTAA